The stretch of DNA ACTGAGTTTGGTGCTCCACATACACCAATTAGAGACAACATGAATCAAGGCTGGGCAGGGCTTGTTAAAAAATTACAAGGATATGTTGAGGCTTAGATGGTCGCTGCTTCTGCTAAGCATGATGTTTTCCAAGCGATTGCTGACCCAACCCGACGTAGTTTATTAAAGCTTCTGAGTAACCAAGAGATGCCTGTCACAGCAATCAGTGAACAATTTCCGATTAGCCGTACGGCAGTATCTAAGCATTTACGCGTATTAGCAGATGCAGGATTGGTTAAAGAACGGAAAGTCGGCAGAGAAACTCGGTACAAGCTCGAGCCTGAACCTTTAATGGAATTAAAAGATTGGCTGCAGTTTTTTGAATTATTCTGGGAAAATAAGCTAACTGCACTTAGACTCTTTGTTGAGTCGGATGAGACAAAGTAAATCTGTAATACAAAAAAGTGATACCCAAATTTTTCGGGTATCACTTTTTTGTTATTTGGAACCTGTTTTCCTAACAAGTAGAGAAAGAACAACTAGCACACCAACTGTCACAAGTGCTACGGACGAACCAATCAGGTTGCTTGGGCTTGTTAAGAACCCAATAAAAATAACACTTAAGCTAACAATAGCGAAAATCGTTGTATACGGAAACCCTTTTACCTGAAAATGTGGTTTTTCTTTGTAAGTAGGACGTAACTTCAATTGTGCTGCACAAATACAAATCCAAATTAACATAATGGTAAAACCAGGAATCGTCATAAGGTAATTAATAATTTTACCTGGAGTAATATAGGCTAAATAAACTCCAGCCAAAATACACACAGTTGTGATCATGATTCCTACTAACGGAATGCCTTTTTTAGATGTCTTTGCCAATCCTTTTGGTGCAACGCCACTTTGAGCCATTGAAAATAGTGTTCTAGATGTAGCATAAATCCCTGAATTGGCTGCTGAAAGTACAGCTGTCATGAGCACAAAATTCATGATGTGTGCAGCCCCTGGTAACCCAGTAGTACTGAAAACTTGTACAAATGGACTATCGACGCTAGATACCTTATTCCAAGGCATAATCCCACAAATAATAAGGATCGGTAAAACGTAAAAAATAATAACCCGCCATACTGCCCCTTTAATAATTTTAGGCAATACTTTGTCAGCATCCTTTGTCTCAGTAACAGCGACCCCAATTAATTCTGCTCCGCCGTATGAAAACATTACGACCAAAAAGGCACTCAGCATTCCGCTGACTCCATGAGGGAAAAATCCTCCGTGCCCAGTGTAGTTTGAAATAGGGTTTTCGACATCACTAGGAATGAAACCAAGTATTAGTAAGAATCCTAAAACGATAAAGGCCACTAATGCAAGAATCTTAATTCCAGCGAACCAGAATTCCATTTCTCCATAATATTTTACTTGAAATAAGTTTATTCCAATAATGACAAATGCACAAATTAAGCTTAAAAGCCATAATGGGGTATCTGGAAACCAAAATTGGAGGAAACTTCCTGCAGCAAGTAGTTCTACTACTGTAACCAGGATCCAGTTAATCCAATAAAGCCAGCCCACGATAAAGGAAACGCGAAAACCAAATGCTTTATTAACTAAATGTTGAACATTGAAATTAGGAAACGCAAGAGCCATTTCCCCCAAGGCTGCCATAACAATAAATAATAGTAAGCCGCCAATTAAATAGGTAAACACAACACTAGGTCCAGCAATATTTAAGGTGTCAGAGCTGCCTTTAAAAATCCCTGTTCCAATCATCCCTGCCAAGGCAATAAATTGAACATGCCTCGGTAAGAGACCTTTCTTTAAGTTCTGCTGATTATTCTCCATGATGAACCTACCAATCTTCTTTTTTGCATAAACGCTTTTAAGTACTAAAGAATTTTATATTAATATATCATATTTATTAAAACAGTCAATTAAATTTAGCGAATTTCATAGGTATTCTCTATAAGTATGATAAGAAAAATTGTATTCTAAATAAATAAAAGCACACGATGTTCTCGTGTGCTTCCTAGATTAATTTTCTATGGTTTCACTGAGGTTAAGATGACATCTTCACTTTCTTCTCTGTTGTTGTCCATTTTCCGCGGCTTGGGCTAATTACCAAGTCATTATAGGCTAAGACATTTAAATCTCGTTGTATGGTGCGAGGAGTGATACCAAATTCCTCTACAAGTTCCTGCGTTGAAACAGTGCCTTTATTGCGAATAAACATGTAGATACATTTGATGCGGTTTAACATCCGGTTAGTTGAAGGTTTCAAAGAACCACTCCCTATCCTTTTTTCAAACCTATGGCAATACCCTGCTACCGACAGCCTCTTTGAAGATTGCTCTTCAATCATATGTAGTTTCTTTTCCGCGCAGACATCTCCTTTTTTAGGTAGTAGTGAGACTTAGATGTCATACATCTAAGTTTATTGTACCCATAATTTCTGAAAATTTCCACCACTATAGTAAAGTTTACAAAAATATCATCAAAAATTTACAAAAATCGTCTTTTTTTCCTACCTCCTAATTTATTTTATACTCTAAGGTATGGGGAGTATGGCTGGGTTTATGCTAAGTTTTTTGAATTTTTAGTTAAAATATATTTATTTATTCTAACATAACGCGTTAAGCAGAAACTTACTTCTTTTTAAAAAGCAAAATTGCTAAGATATTTGAAAAAATGATATTGTAAAAGAAATAGTATAGAGGGGGGAAAGAATATTGACACAGATTAATTGGATGAACGAAGTAGAAAAAAGAAAAGAAGAACTAATAAAAGACACACAGGGATTATTACATATTAAAAGCCTGTTAGATGAAGAAAATACATCACCTGAAGCACCACTTGGAAAAGGTGTGAAGGAAGCATTAGACTTCATGCTAAACCTTGGGGAAAAGGATGGTTTCAGTCCGAAAAACGTGGGCAATTTAGCAGGACATCTGGAATTTGGCTCAGGAGAAGAATTGTTAGGCATTCTTTGCCATGTGGATGTAGTTCCAGAAGGAGACGGCTGGACAAGTGATCCATTTGGAGCGGAAATCAGAGATGGTAAAATTTTTGCTCGTGGTGCACTTGATGATAAGGGGCCGACCATGGCAGCCTACTATGCAATGAAAATTGTAAAAGAATTAGGTTTGCCATTGAGTAAACGTGTGCGAATGATTATTGGAACAGATGAAGAAAGCAACTGGCGCTGTGTAGACCATTATTTCAAGCATGAAGAAATGCCGACACTTGGGTTTGCGCCTGATGCAGATTTTCCGATTATCAATGCGGAGAAGGGCATTTCCGATTTCGATATGGTTCAAGAGCAATCTTCCGTTGATACGAATGAAGCCATGATTGAAGTGGAGAGCTTTGTTTCTGGGAAAAGATACAACATGGTTCCTGATTTAGCAAAAGCGACGATCCTAGTTGAGGAAAACGAAGAAGAAATTGTCCGTCAGTTTACTGATTTCATGACAAAGTACGAGTTAGAGCACAGTCAACAACTAGAAGACGGGGTGCTTCACTTAGAAGTAAAAGGTATTTCAGCCCATGGAATGGAGCCTAGAAATGGGAAGAATGCAGGTTTGTTTTTAGCGGAGTTTCTGTCTAAATTGAATGTAGATGCAAAAGCTTTACATTATTTCCAATTTGTATCCCGCTATTTCTTTGAAGATTCACGTGGGGTGAATCTTGGTGTTGCTTATTCGGATGACATTTCAGGAGAATTAACCATTAATCCTGGTAAGCTTTCTTACTCAAAAGATACAAATGGAAGAATTGGAATGACGTGCAGATATCCTGTCACAAATAACATGGAAGAAACAAAGGCGAAATTAGAGGCGCTTTTACAAACGGAAGGATTTGTTCTTGATAACTTCTCAGACTCTAAACCACATCATGTCGATGAAAAAGAGTTCCTAATCCAAACGTTGAAAAAGGTGTATGAAGAGCAAACCGGTGAAAAAGCTGAATTAATTGCCATTGGTGGAGGAACGTATGCCCGTTCGTTAAAGTCCGGTGTTGCCTTTGGACCATTATTTCCAGGACGCCCCGACATTGCCCATCAAAAGGATGAATATATGTATATTGAAGATTTACTGAAGGCCACAGCCATTTATGCACAAGCAATTTATGAGTTGGCAAAGAGTGAATAGATAAACCAAAGGGGACAGGGAGAATGAACTTTGCAATTATAAATGGAAAATTGGTCAATCGATCGGAAGCAAAGGTAGATATAGAAGACCGCGGCTATCAGTTTGGGGATGGAGTATATGAAGTCATCCGTGTCTATAATGGAAAAATGTTCACGGTAAAAGAACATTTGGAGCGGTTTGTGAAAAGCGCTGACAGTATTGGGATTACGTTACCTTATTCCATAGATGAATGTACAGCTTTGTTAGAAGAACTAGTTACAAAAAATAATTTGGTTGAGGGAACCATTTATATGCAAATTACGAGGGGAACTGCTCCGCGTAATCATGTTTTTCCAGCAAAGGATGTCGTTCCTACACTTGTTGCTTATACGAAAGAAGTGGCACGACCAGTTGAAAGCCTGATGAATGGTGTGAAAACCATTCGTACACAGGATATTCGCTGGCTTCGTTGTGATATCAAGAGTTTAAATTTATTGGGTAACCTACTAGCCAAACAAAAGGCTGCGGAGCAGGGATGCTTTGAAGCGATTCAATACCGTGGGGATCAAGTCACAGAGGGTAGCAGCTCTAATATTTTTATTGTGAAAAACGGTGTGGTTATTACGCATGAATCAAATCATCTTATTTTGAAGGGGATTACTAAAGATGTAATCTTACAGATATGCTCCCAAAACAACATT from Bacillus sp. SLBN-46 encodes:
- a CDS encoding metalloregulator ArsR/SmtB family transcription factor, with translation MVAASAKHDVFQAIADPTRRSLLKLLSNQEMPVTAISEQFPISRTAVSKHLRVLADAGLVKERKVGRETRYKLEPEPLMELKDWLQFFELFWENKLTALRLFVESDETK
- a CDS encoding amino acid permease, which encodes MENNQQNLKKGLLPRHVQFIALAGMIGTGIFKGSSDTLNIAGPSVVFTYLIGGLLLFIVMAALGEMALAFPNFNVQHLVNKAFGFRVSFIVGWLYWINWILVTVVELLAAGSFLQFWFPDTPLWLLSLICAFVIIGINLFQVKYYGEMEFWFAGIKILALVAFIVLGFLLILGFIPSDVENPISNYTGHGGFFPHGVSGMLSAFLVVMFSYGGAELIGVAVTETKDADKVLPKIIKGAVWRVIIFYVLPILIICGIMPWNKVSSVDSPFVQVFSTTGLPGAAHIMNFVLMTAVLSAANSGIYATSRTLFSMAQSGVAPKGLAKTSKKGIPLVGIMITTVCILAGVYLAYITPGKIINYLMTIPGFTIMLIWICICAAQLKLRPTYKEKPHFQVKGFPYTTIFAIVSLSVIFIGFLTSPSNLIGSSVALVTVGVLVVLSLLVRKTGSK
- a CDS encoding DeoR family transcriptional regulator, with amino-acid sequence MKPSTNRMLNRIKCIYMFIRNKGTVSTQELVEEFGITPRTIQRDLNVLAYNDLVISPSRGKWTTTEKKVKMSS
- the pepV gene encoding dipeptidase PepV, with translation MTQINWMNEVEKRKEELIKDTQGLLHIKSLLDEENTSPEAPLGKGVKEALDFMLNLGEKDGFSPKNVGNLAGHLEFGSGEELLGILCHVDVVPEGDGWTSDPFGAEIRDGKIFARGALDDKGPTMAAYYAMKIVKELGLPLSKRVRMIIGTDEESNWRCVDHYFKHEEMPTLGFAPDADFPIINAEKGISDFDMVQEQSSVDTNEAMIEVESFVSGKRYNMVPDLAKATILVEENEEEIVRQFTDFMTKYELEHSQQLEDGVLHLEVKGISAHGMEPRNGKNAGLFLAEFLSKLNVDAKALHYFQFVSRYFFEDSRGVNLGVAYSDDISGELTINPGKLSYSKDTNGRIGMTCRYPVTNNMEETKAKLEALLQTEGFVLDNFSDSKPHHVDEKEFLIQTLKKVYEEQTGEKAELIAIGGGTYARSLKSGVAFGPLFPGRPDIAHQKDEYMYIEDLLKATAIYAQAIYELAKSE
- the dat gene encoding D-amino-acid transaminase; translation: MNFAIINGKLVNRSEAKVDIEDRGYQFGDGVYEVIRVYNGKMFTVKEHLERFVKSADSIGITLPYSIDECTALLEELVTKNNLVEGTIYMQITRGTAPRNHVFPAKDVVPTLVAYTKEVARPVESLMNGVKTIRTQDIRWLRCDIKSLNLLGNLLAKQKAAEQGCFEAIQYRGDQVTEGSSSNIFIVKNGVVITHESNHLILKGITKDVILQICSQNNIPFEERSFTLAELAAADEVFLSSTTSEVMPIVEIDKDQVKEGLPGPITRKLQGLFTEEIEKQCGDLKEKISS